From a region of the Streptomyces sp. B21-083 genome:
- a CDS encoding RICIN domain-containing protein, whose translation MKNPTSGGRRGRHRRRWTATGLLLGAPALVVPYLLFTQEDSQAATVDGSAFYRLVSVHSGKALDVDSFSTAAGTRVQQWTDQNTANQQWKLKPTGDGYYELVNRNSGKVLGIAGSSTARSAAAEQQTDSSATSQEWRIGKVSGSDAVTFTSRRSGQVLDVSGGSMADGAAVVQYPGSGGANQQWKLVKVGETPAAGTGGARTTAAAGPYLWKNTQVVGGGYVTGLVFNPREKGLLYARTDMGGAYRWDTAAKQWIPLTDWVGEKDWNLLGIDSVATDPVDPKRLYLAAGTYTNDWAGNGEILRSTDRGRTFKRTALPFKLGSNEDGRGAGERLVIDPAAHGTLLIGTRKNGLWRSTDYGVTWRQVSSFPVKDGASSGGGISFVTYGPAGSRTVYVGVADKSTSLYRSTDGGTTWQAVSGQPTGQLPQHGVLSGDGSLYLTYTDVLGPNGVTAGSVWKYTPARGAWKDVSPSRGGYGFSGLAVDPRKPATVMVTTLDRWYPEDEIYRTTDGGGTWKALSGKSVRNASAAPYVGTGTGHWMTALAIDPFDSGHVLYGTGSGIWGSADATATDHGGVSHWSVAAGGLEETALADAVAPPGGATVISGMGDLGGFRYDALTRVPSGRLKNPMMVTSTDIDFAQSNPSLMVRVGRGAAQDGAYSTDGGRTWKGFRAEPVGSADSGQVALAADGSTIVWTEAGQAPYHSSDKGASWSRVSGLGTGAVVVADRSSARTFYSLAGGTLYASTDGGASFTARAGSLPAGRLTAVPGIAGDLWIADGTKGLLHSTDGGRTFTTLSTVKSASALGFGKAKPGTKYQALYLIGTVKNVTGVFRSTDKGATWLRVNDNAHQWGNIGGTGVITGDPDTYGRVYVGTNGRGLQYGDPS comes from the coding sequence ATGAAGAACCCCACGAGCGGCGGGCGCCGCGGGCGGCACCGCCGTCGCTGGACCGCGACCGGTCTGCTGCTCGGCGCGCCCGCCCTCGTCGTGCCGTATCTCCTGTTCACGCAGGAGGACTCACAGGCCGCCACGGTCGACGGCAGTGCCTTCTACCGGCTGGTTTCCGTACACAGCGGCAAGGCGCTGGACGTCGACAGTTTCTCCACCGCCGCCGGCACCCGTGTCCAGCAGTGGACCGACCAGAACACCGCCAACCAGCAGTGGAAGCTGAAGCCCACCGGGGACGGCTACTACGAGCTGGTGAACCGCAACAGCGGCAAGGTGCTGGGTATAGCGGGCAGTTCGACCGCACGCTCGGCCGCCGCCGAGCAGCAGACCGACAGCTCCGCCACCTCCCAGGAGTGGCGGATCGGCAAGGTGAGCGGTTCCGACGCCGTCACCTTCACCTCCCGCAGGAGCGGCCAGGTCCTGGATGTCTCCGGCGGCTCCATGGCCGACGGCGCGGCAGTCGTCCAGTATCCCGGGAGTGGCGGCGCCAACCAGCAGTGGAAGCTGGTGAAGGTGGGCGAGACCCCGGCGGCCGGGACCGGCGGGGCGCGGACCACGGCCGCCGCCGGACCGTACCTGTGGAAGAACACCCAGGTGGTGGGCGGCGGTTACGTCACCGGGCTGGTGTTCAACCCGCGCGAGAAGGGCCTGCTGTACGCGCGCACCGACATGGGCGGCGCCTACCGCTGGGACACCGCGGCCAAGCAGTGGATCCCGCTGACCGACTGGGTCGGTGAGAAGGACTGGAACCTGCTGGGCATCGACTCGGTGGCCACCGACCCCGTCGACCCCAAGCGGCTCTACCTCGCGGCGGGCACCTACACCAACGACTGGGCGGGCAACGGCGAGATCCTGCGCTCCACCGACCGTGGACGCACCTTCAAGCGCACCGCTCTGCCCTTCAAGCTGGGCAGCAACGAGGACGGCCGCGGCGCGGGCGAACGGCTGGTGATCGACCCCGCGGCGCACGGCACCCTGCTGATCGGCACCCGCAAGAACGGCCTGTGGCGCAGCACCGACTACGGCGTGACATGGAGGCAGGTCTCCTCGTTCCCCGTCAAGGACGGGGCGAGCAGCGGCGGGGGCATCTCCTTCGTGACGTACGGCCCGGCCGGAAGCAGGACGGTCTACGTCGGTGTCGCCGACAAGTCCACCTCCCTGTACCGCTCCACCGACGGCGGCACCACCTGGCAGGCCGTCTCCGGGCAGCCCACCGGCCAACTGCCGCAGCACGGCGTACTCTCCGGTGACGGCTCGCTGTACCTGACGTACACCGACGTCCTCGGCCCCAACGGCGTGACGGCGGGCTCCGTGTGGAAGTACACGCCGGCCCGTGGGGCGTGGAAGGACGTCTCCCCGTCCCGGGGCGGTTACGGGTTCTCCGGTCTGGCCGTCGACCCGCGCAAGCCGGCCACGGTGATGGTCACCACCCTCGACCGCTGGTACCCCGAGGACGAGATCTACCGGACCACCGACGGCGGCGGGACCTGGAAGGCACTGTCCGGCAAGTCGGTGCGGAACGCCTCCGCCGCTCCCTACGTCGGTACCGGCACCGGTCACTGGATGACCGCCCTGGCCATCGACCCCTTCGACTCCGGGCACGTGCTGTACGGCACCGGCAGCGGTATCTGGGGAAGCGCCGACGCCACCGCCACCGACCACGGCGGCGTCAGCCACTGGAGCGTGGCGGCCGGCGGCCTGGAGGAGACCGCGCTGGCGGACGCGGTCGCCCCGCCCGGCGGCGCCACCGTCATCAGCGGCATGGGCGACCTGGGCGGTTTCCGCTACGACGCCCTGACCCGGGTGCCCTCCGGGCGGCTGAAGAACCCGATGATGGTCACCAGCACCGACATCGACTTCGCCCAGTCCAACCCCTCCTTGATGGTCCGTGTCGGCCGTGGCGCCGCACAGGACGGCGCCTACTCCACCGACGGGGGCCGCACCTGGAAGGGGTTCAGGGCAGAGCCGGTGGGCAGCGCCGACAGCGGCCAGGTCGCGCTCGCGGCGGACGGCTCCACCATCGTCTGGACCGAGGCCGGCCAGGCTCCCTACCACTCGTCCGACAAGGGGGCGAGCTGGTCGAGGGTCAGCGGTCTGGGCACCGGCGCCGTGGTCGTCGCCGACCGTTCCTCGGCGAGGACGTTCTACTCACTGGCCGGCGGCACGCTCTACGCCAGCACCGACGGCGGCGCGAGCTTCACCGCCCGCGCGGGCAGCCTGCCCGCCGGCCGGCTCACGGCCGTCCCCGGCATCGCCGGGGACCTGTGGATCGCCGACGGCACCAAGGGGCTGCTGCACTCCACTGACGGCGGCCGCACCTTCACCACGCTGAGCACGGTGAAGTCCGCTTCGGCCCTCGGCTTCGGCAAGGCCAAGCCGGGCACCAAATACCAGGCCCTGTACCTGATCGGCACCGTCAAGAACGTCACCGGAGTCTTCCGCTCCACCGACAAGGGCGCCACCTGGCTGCGCGTCAACGACAACGCCCACCAGTGGGGCAACATCGGCGGCACCGGCGTCATCACCGGCGACCCCGACACCTACGGGCGCGTCTACGTCGGTACCAACGGACGCGGTCTCCAGTACGGCGACCCGTCCTGA